In Oryza sativa Japonica Group chromosome 2, ASM3414082v1, the following are encoded in one genomic region:
- the LOC4330482 gene encoding histidinol-phosphate aminotransferase, chloroplastic, whose amino-acid sequence MDFSVRARIQSPHRSAAHFVAGEGGRRRPATSRVSFRSMASAASVEEPAAAAAAAAETKRGPSGASFIREHLRSLAPYQPILPFEVLSARLGRKPEDIIKLDANENPYGPPPEVAKALGNLKFPYVYPDPESRQLRAALAEDSGLESEYILAGCGADELIDLIMRCVLEPGDKIVDCPPTFTMYEFDASVNGALVIKVPRLPDFSLDVAQIVKVVEQEKPKSIFLTSPNNPDGSIINDEDLLKILDLPILVVLDEAYIEFSSLQTRMSWVKKHDNLIVLRTFSKRAGLAGLRVGYGAFPLSIIEYLWRAKQPYNVSVAAEVSACAALQNPTYLEEVKNLLLQERDRLYDLLKEIPFLKPFPSHSNFILCEVTSGKDAKKIKEDLAKMGVMIRHYDKKELKGYIRISVGKPEHTDALMKGLKALQL is encoded by the exons ATGGATTTCAGCGTCCGAGCTCGCATCCAGAGCCCGCACCGGTCGGCCGCCcacttcgtcgccggcgaggggggacgccgccgcccggcaaCGTCCAGGGTATCCTTCCGCTCCATGGCGTCGGCCGCTTCCGTGGAGGAGCCTgccgctgctgcggcggcggcggctgagacGAAGAGGGGACCGAGCGGCGCCTCCTTCATCCGGGAACACCTCAGGAGTCTCGCCCCGTACCAGCCCATCCTGCCCTTCGAG GTGTTGTCCGCTCGGCTTGGGCGTAAACCAGAGGATATAATCAAGTTGGATGCAAATGAAAATCCATATGGTCCACCTCCGGAG GTAGCTAAAGCATTAGGAAATTTGAAGTTTCCCTATGTGTACCCTGATCCTGAAAGCCGTCAGTTGCGTGCTGCTCTTGCTGAAGATTCTGGTCTTGAATCTGAGTACATACTTGCTGGATGTGGTGCAGATGAATTAATTGATTTAATAATGAG ATGTGTACTCGAACCAGGTGACAAAATTGTTGATTGCCCTCCAACTTTTACGATGTATGAGTTTGATGCGTCAGTCAATGGTGCACTTGTGATCAAGG TACCGAGACTTCCTGATTTTTCTCTAGACGTTGCACAGATTGTCAAAGTGGTTGAACAGGAAAAGCCAAAATCCATATTTCTGACATCTCCGAACAACCCAGATGGCAG CATAATCAATGATGAGGATCTTTTAAAGATCCTTGATCTTCCAATACTTGTAGTGCTGGATGAAGCATATATTGAGTTTTCGAGTCTTCAAACAAGGATGTCATGGGTTAAGAAGCATGATAATTTGATTGTTCTTCGGACATTTAGCAAACGAGCAG GTTTAGCTGGACTTCGTGTGGGTTACGGAGCATTTCCTCTAAGCATAATCGAGTATTTATGGAGGGCTAAGCAGCCCTATAATGTTTCTGTAGCAGCAGAAGTTTCAGCCTGTGCTGCCTTGCAGAACCCGACTTATTTAGAG GAAGTGAAAAATCTGCTACTACAAGAGAGGGACAGGCTGTACGATCTTCTCAAAGAAATACCATTCCTAAAGCCATTTCCCAGCCACTCTAACTTTATTCTCTGCGAGGTCACATCAGGCAAAGATGCAAAGAAAATAAAG GAAGACCTTGCGAAGATGGGAGTAATGATCCGCCACTATGACAAGAAGGAACTAAAGGGATATATTCGTATTTCAGTGGGCAAGCCAGAGCATACCGATGCACTAATGAAAGGCCTGAAAGCACTTCAACTGTGA
- the LOC4330480 gene encoding RNA exonuclease 4, translating to MMDSRRESSETLRNKCAACYRQYNRMEHLVEHMKVSFHSAHEPRCGVCAKHCRSLESLREHLIGPLPKVECARVFAARGCSICLNLFDSAAAVRYHRASTCQFTRAAPMPRGSYGGRAVAMACKMVGGGSDGSLDICARVCLIGEDENVIFQTYVKPTTTVTNYRYEMTGIRPEYLRDAMPLKLVQRRIQDILCNGEPLWKIRPRSSGRARILVGHGLEHELERLGLEYPAFMIRDTAKYPPLMKTSKLSNSLKYLTQAYLGYDIHTGIQDPYEDCVAAMRLYIRMRSQAHPRDYASGSGETQNNYPAWRQRELERMSPEELLALSGSDYYCWCLDF from the exons ATGATGGACAGCAGGAGGGAGTCCTCGGAGACCCTGAG GAACAAATGCGCGGCGTGCTACAGGCAGTACAACCGGATGGAGCACCTGGTGGAGCACATGAAGGTGTCGTTCCACTCCGCCCACGAGCCCCGCTGCGGCGTCTGCGCCAAGCACTGCCGCTCCCTCGAGTCCCTCCGCGAGCACCTCATCG GGCCGTTGCCCAAGGTGGAGTGCGCGCGCGTGTTCGCGGCCCGCGGCTGCAGCATCTGCCTCAACCTCTtcgacagcgccgccgccgtcagatACCACCGCGCCTCCACCTGCCAGTTCACCCGCGCCGCCCCG ATGCCCAGGGGTAGCTACGGAGGCCGTGCGGTGGCCATGGCGTGTAAGATGGTCGGAGGAGGAAGCGATGGCTCGCTCGACATCTGCGCGAGGGTGTGCCTGATCGGAGAGGACGAGAACGTCATCTTCCAGACCTATGTGAAACCCACCACGACCGTCACAAACTACAG GTATGAAATGACTGGGATAAGGCCGGAGTACTTGAGGGACGCAATGCCACTGAAGCTTGTGCAGAGGAGGATCCAGGACATCCTGTGCAACGGTGAGCCACTATGGAAGATACGGCCAAGGAGCTCTGGGAGGGCAAGGATCCTCGTTGGCCATGGCCTGGAGCATGAACTTGAGCGCCTGGGACTGGAGTACCCGGCATTCATGATCAG GGATACTGCAAAGTACCCACCACTGATGAAAACTAGCAAGCTGAGCAACTCCCTAAAGTACCTTACACAGGCATATCTTGG GTATGATATCCACACTGGCATTCAGGATCCCTATGAAGATTGCGTGGCAGCGATGAGGCTGTACATTAGGATGAGATCGCAAGCCCACCCGAGAGACTACGCCTCCGGTTCAGGTGAGACGCAGAACAACTACCCAGCCTGGAGGCAGAGGGAGCTAGAGAGGATGAGCCCAGAAGAACTCCTGGCACTCTCGGGTTCAGATTACTACTGTTGGTGCCTGGATTTCTGA
- the LOC4330483 gene encoding uncharacterized protein produces MSSSSCAAGAEATGLVAMDCLVVCCCCPCLVLQITVFLFVRLPKKVVVKSKRIILRRWHGRRSSSSAAAAAAKRGCSTVDPAAGVKKQLEELFDDDDLFQGAFGGGINGGGGDDEEGWWKERCFAVDDDDGGVWEALIEQEGLFWFGSFWGRTTEQVDRPDQFGDDEHAHPALRFPLVLERVCD; encoded by the coding sequence atgtcgtcgtcgtcgtgcgcGGCGGGCGCCGAGGCCACCGGGCTGGTGGCCATGGACTGCCTGGTggtgtgctgctgctgcccgtGCCTGGTGCTGCAGATCACCGTGTTCCTCTTCGTCAGGCTGCCCAAGAAGGTGGTTGTCAAGTCCAAGAGGATCATCCTCCGGAGATGGCACGGGAGAAGATCAtcatcatcggcggcggcggcggcggccaagagAGGCTGCAGCACGGTCGACCCGGCTGCAGGCGTGAAGAAACAGCTGGAGGAGCTATTTGACGACGACGATCTATTCCAAGGCGCATTCGGCGGCGGGATcaacggaggcggcggcgacgacgaggaggggtGGTGGAAAGAGAGGTgcttcgccgtcgacgacgacgacggcggcgtgtgGGAGGCGCTGATCGAGCAAGAGGGGCTCTTCTGGTTCGGGAGCTTCTGGGGCCGGACGACGGAGCAGGTGGATCGTCCGGATCAGTTTGGAGACGACGAACATGCCCACCCAGCCTTGAGGTTTCCTCTCGTTCTCGAGAGAGTTTGTGACTAA
- the LOC4330481 gene encoding uncharacterized protein, which translates to MPIPRLPLLLKIAAATAAGALALIVAAGLRRDDAVASLRREIRDAVAALVASNEDGVVEGEGEGEDAAEAPAPSVLITGFRAHGKSSLVNTACRALAAEEGPLLLRAEASPPGGGSDGTRKRRRVKAAVAGDSGDAGTDEAVVELLDAPPLPEATRATRADIDAAISGGNPECVVLALRCDAPAKERNAAVKRLPEISAAVRAKGLNLIVVLTFKKAMRSARQAEELIREVSFRARTDCVYFIENYTWNNNGPNLRHPPVIKNDFETHFTVLTIIRQCLEFIKLNRSQSKREENGEKGNSGDVKGILEKVLTANAKSSGELSVKPALEKVLTANAKSSGELSVKPADVKPVLTVQ; encoded by the exons aTGCCCATACCGcggcttcccctcctcctcaagatcgccgccgcgaccgccgccggcGCGTTGGCGCTCATTGTCGCGGCGGGGCTCCGGCGGGATgacgccgtcgcctccctccggCGGGAGATacgcgacgccgtcgccgccctcgtgGCGAGCAacgaggacggcgtcgtcgaGGGGGAGGGCGAAGGCGAGGACGCCGCCGAGGCCCCGGCGCCGTCCGTGCTGATCACGGGGTTCCGCGCCCACGGGAAGAGCTCGCTGGTGAACACGGCGTGCCGCGCGCTCGCGGCCGAGGAAGgcccgctgctgctgcgcgcgGAGGCGTCGCCGCCGGGCGGCGGGTCCGACGGCACGCGGAAGCGGCGGAGGGtgaaggcggcggtggccggggatAGCGGTGACGCGGGGACGGACGAAGCCGTGGTGGAGCTTCTGGACGCGCCTCCGCTCCCCGAGGCGACGAGGGCCACGAGAGCTGACATCGATGCGGCGATCAGCGGGGGGAACCCGGAGTGCGTGGTGCTGGCGCTGCGCTGCGACGCGCCCGCGAAGGAGCGGAACGCCGCCGTGAAGCGCCTGCCGGAGATCTCCGCCGCCGTGAGGGCGAAAG GTCTGAATTTGATTGTTGTATTGACTTTCAAGAAGGCCATGAGATCAGCAAGACAAGCTGAAGAGCTCATACGAGAGGTTTCATTCAGGGCGAGAACAGATTGTGTCTACTTCATCGAGAACTACACCTGGAACAATAATGGTCCCAACCTTCGCCATCCTCCTGTCATCAAGAACGACTTTGAGACACATTTCACGGTTCTGACAATCATTCGACAGTGCCTTGAGTTCATCAAATTAAATAGGAGTCAATCCAAGCGGGAGGAAAATGGTGAGAAGGGTAATTCAGGAGATGTTAAAGGTATACTGGAAAAAGTCTTAACAGCAAATGCTAAATCTTCAGGAGAACTTAGCGTTAAACCTGCACTGGAAAAAGTCTTAACGGCAAATGCTAAATCTTCAGGAGAACTGAGCGTTAAACCTGCAGATGTCAAACCTGTTCTGACTGTTCAATGA